From one Anabas testudineus chromosome 18, fAnaTes1.2, whole genome shotgun sequence genomic stretch:
- the si:ch211-63p21.2 gene encoding FH1/FH2 domain-containing protein 1: MKESDQTKENALTCDFDQSWASFLKPSAHLCLNTLDFSDLWDEEDSAEDEGTNSTNESSTNLLLPPAPPPLPPPPPPLAPALPLASPKGATIKCRTLKLHWRELQSLAPLPRMTRFGTQPIWAGLEPVHVDTNSLGYLFESKGNTTCFNLVSGRQKQPSVTVLGVKRSNIITIALSSLPPPRLLPPAIYNMDSSVLDREDVQRVQALIPTEEELCLIEEAKIQNPHSPLAQAELCLLTLGEIPHLRSRLELWAFALDYDSLEREIAEPLFHLKLAMEQLAASQTFRCILATVLAIGNFLNGCKARGFELSYLGKLSQVRDTHSRQPLLYHVCVLLLQLYPQSSDLYSDITAVTKAGKCDYSLVQSNLTQLEALCKASWEQLKVINKTDDKKKKGKGEKRKGGEDEALAPEGSLRHRLPKILKECEERLKVLRAVHRRVMNRFHSFLLFLGYSRAMVRDTKAEDFCKSISNFSLEYRTTRQAILLQRERERQKSGAESPGPNTPVGRRKCQQTPTRVEVGEKSEEQCKLEEVLKTPESTLRLDATLPRNRRKMADIQGTFSQKFRW, from the exons ATGAAGGAGTCAGATCAAACTAAAGAAAACGCCCTGACCTGTGATTTCGACCAATCTTGGGCGTCATTTCTAAAACCATCCGCACACCTTTGCCTCAACACCTTGGATTTCTCTGACCTCTGGGACGAGGAAGACAGTGCAGAGGACGAGGGAACCAATTCAACTAATGAGTCCTCAACAAATCTCTTGCTCCCTCCAGcaccccctcctcttcctcctcctcctcctcctcttgcaCCAGCTTTGCCCTTGGCTTCCCCTAAAGGTGCAACCATTAAATGTCGCACCTTGAAGCTCCACTGGCGGGAACTGCAGAGCTTGGCTCCTCTACCCAGGATGACCCGCTTCGGAACTCAGCCTATTTGGGCCGGTCTTGAACCAGTGCATGTGGATACAAACAGTCTAGGGTACCTGTTTGAGTCTAAAGGCAATACTACCTGCTTTAATTTGGTTTCTGGGCGACAG AAACAGCCATCGGTGACGGTGTTGGGGGTGAAGCGGAGTAACATCATAACCATTGCACTGAGCAGCCTCCCCCCTCCCCGCCTCCTCCCTCCTGCGATCTACAACATGGACAGTAGTGTTCTGGACAGAGAGGATGTTCAG AGGGTTCAGGCATTAATCCCAACAGAGGAGGAGCTTTGTCTGATCGAGGAGGCCAAGATCCAGAACCCCCACTCTCCTCTGGCTCAGGCCGAGCTCTGCCTGCTCACTCTGGGGGAAATTCCTCACCTGAGATCCAGACTGGAGCTGTGGGCCTTTGCTCTGGACTATGACTCCTTAGAGAGG GAAATAGCTGAGCCTCTGTTTCATCTTAAGTTGGCCATGGAACAGCTAGCAGCCAGCCAGACCTTTAGATGCATTTTAGCAACAGTGCTAGCAATCGGTAACTTTCTCAACGGATGTAAG GCCCGTGGTTTTGAGCTGAGTTACCTTGGCAAGCTGTCCCAGGTGAGAGATACACACTCCCGCCAGCCCCTGCTGTACCACGTctgcgtgctgctgctgcagctctacCCACAATCCTCTGACCTCTACTCTGACATCACAGCTGTTACTAAAGCTGGAAAG tGCGACTACTCCCTAGTCCAGTCCAACCTTACTCAGCTAGAGGCCCTGTGCAAAGCATCAtgggaacagctaaaagtaataaACAAGACAgatgacaagaagaaaaaagggaagggagagaaaaggaaaggaggagaagatgagGCCCTGGCCCCAGAAGGCTCTCTCCGCCATCGGCTGCCGAAGATTTTGAAAGAGTGCGAGGAGAGGTTAAAGGTCCTGAGAGCTGTCCACCGTCGAGTTATGAACAG GTTCCATTCATTCCTCTTATTCCTAGGCTACTCTCGGGCTATGGTGAGAGACACCAAAGCAGAGGACTTCTGTAAAAGCATCAGTAACTTTTCTCTGGAGTACAGGACCACACGACAGGCGATCttgctgcagagagaaagggaaCGACAAAAAAGTGGAGCAGAAAGCCCTGGACCCAACACTCCCGTAGGCAGAAGGAAATGTCAACAAACTCCAACACGGGTTGAG GTGGGTGAGAAAAGTGAGGAGCAGTGTAAGCTAGAGGAGGTGCTGAAAACGCCTGAGTCCACCTTGAGGCTGGATGCCACTCTGCCTCGAAACCGCAGGAAGATGGCTGACATCCAAG GTACTTTCTCACAGAAATTCAGGTGGTGA
- the hnrnpc gene encoding heterogeneous nuclear ribonucleoproteins C1/C2 isoform X2, translating into MHETEWHVYRPISEEKIHAGGAFAPNQEVERSRGRVCAAGRARRRHFVSAGFKVMTQLPEPVRQTGRQTSTDQSTHTMDWSSSSTSSLMASSNVTNKTDPRSLNSRVFIGNLNTLLVTKADVEAIFSKYGKIVGCSVHKGYAFVQYSNERNARAAVAGEDGRMIVGQVLDINLAGEPKPHRSKTVKRSAGDMYSSSLDLDYDFQRDYYDRMYSYQSRVPPPPPPPLSRAVIPSKRPRVSLSGGGNRRTKTSFSSSSKSSQRTSRTMKVDDLQTIKRELTQIKHKVDSLLESLERMEKDHTKKSEKSSKPEPGELSPLHSSTSSKKEDSLRRDRESQELNDSEEEGDLLEDEDEIKSRGREEDDEEEGEQEEGEDDGDSTNGDES; encoded by the exons ATGCATGAGACGGAGTGGCATGTGTATCGGCCAATCAGTGAAGAGAAAATCCACGCAGGGGGCGCTTTCGCACCCAATCAGGAGGTGGAACGCAGCAGGGGGCGTGTCTGTGCTGCTGGGCGTGCGCGTCGACGCCATTTCGTGTCCGCTGGTTTCAAGGTGATGACACAGCTTCCAGAGCC agtcagacagacaggcaggcagaccTCCACCGACCAGAGTACACACACAATGGA TTGGtcgtcctcctccacctccagcctGATGGCCAGCAGCAACGTGACCAACAAGACTGACCCCCGATCCCTCAACTCCCGAGTCTTCATCGGCAACCTCAACACCCTGCTGGTCACCAAGGCCGACGTGGAGGCAATCTTCTCCAAGTATGGCAAGATTGTCGGCTGCTCTGTCCACAAGGGCTATGCCTTCGTCCAGTACTCCAATGAAAGGAACGCTAGGGCCGCTGTGGCAGGAGAAGACGGGCGTATGATCGTGGGACAAGTTTTAG ACATCAATCTGGCAGGCGAACCAAAGCCTCACAGATCGAAGACAGTGAAGCGCTCTGCGGGAGACATGTACAG CTCATCTTTAGATTTGGATTATGACTTTCAAAGAGATTACTATGATAG GATGTACTCCTACCAGTCCCGagtgcctcctcctcctccaccaccccTGTCCCGCGCTGTCATCCCCTCAAAACGTCCTAGGGTTAGTTTGAGTGGAGGAGGGAACCGAAGAACCAAAACTAGCTTCTCTTCATCCTCCAAGAGCAGCCAGCGGACCTCACGTACAA TGAAGGTGGATGACCTACAGACCATTAAAAGAGAGCTCACACAGATCAAGCACAAGGTGGATTCCCTGCTGGAGAGCCTAGAGCGCATGGAGAAGGACCACACCAAGAAGTCAG AGAAGAGCTCCAAACCAGAACCCGGAGAGTTGTCCCCACTTCACTCATCTACCTCCAGTAAGAAGGAGGACAGCCTGAGGCGGGACAGAGAGAGCCAGGAGCTAAATGACTCTGAGGAGGAGGGGGATCTgctggaggatgaagatgag AttaagagcagagggagagaggaggatgatgaggaggaaggtgagcaggaggaaggagaggatgaTGGTGATAGCACCAATGGAGACGAGTCCTaa
- the hnrnpc gene encoding heterogeneous nuclear ribonucleoproteins C1/C2 isoform X3 has translation MDWSSSSTSSLMASSNVTNKTDPRSLNSRVFIGNLNTLLVTKADVEAIFSKYGKIVGCSVHKGYAFVQYSNERNARAAVAGEDGRMIVGQVLDINLAGEPKPHRSKTVKRSAGDMYSSSLDLDYDFQRDYYDRMYSYQSRVPPPPPPPLSRAVIPSKRPRVSLSGGGNRRTKTSFSSSSKSSQRTSRTMKVDDLQTIKRELTQIKHKVDSLLESLERMEKDHTKKSEKSSKPEPGELSPLHSSTSSKKEDSLRRDRESQELNDSEEEGDLLEDEDEIKSRGREEDDEEEGEQEEGEDDGDSTNGDES, from the exons ATGGA TTGGtcgtcctcctccacctccagcctGATGGCCAGCAGCAACGTGACCAACAAGACTGACCCCCGATCCCTCAACTCCCGAGTCTTCATCGGCAACCTCAACACCCTGCTGGTCACCAAGGCCGACGTGGAGGCAATCTTCTCCAAGTATGGCAAGATTGTCGGCTGCTCTGTCCACAAGGGCTATGCCTTCGTCCAGTACTCCAATGAAAGGAACGCTAGGGCCGCTGTGGCAGGAGAAGACGGGCGTATGATCGTGGGACAAGTTTTAG ACATCAATCTGGCAGGCGAACCAAAGCCTCACAGATCGAAGACAGTGAAGCGCTCTGCGGGAGACATGTACAG CTCATCTTTAGATTTGGATTATGACTTTCAAAGAGATTACTATGATAG GATGTACTCCTACCAGTCCCGagtgcctcctcctcctccaccaccccTGTCCCGCGCTGTCATCCCCTCAAAACGTCCTAGGGTTAGTTTGAGTGGAGGAGGGAACCGAAGAACCAAAACTAGCTTCTCTTCATCCTCCAAGAGCAGCCAGCGGACCTCACGTACAA TGAAGGTGGATGACCTACAGACCATTAAAAGAGAGCTCACACAGATCAAGCACAAGGTGGATTCCCTGCTGGAGAGCCTAGAGCGCATGGAGAAGGACCACACCAAGAAGTCAG AGAAGAGCTCCAAACCAGAACCCGGAGAGTTGTCCCCACTTCACTCATCTACCTCCAGTAAGAAGGAGGACAGCCTGAGGCGGGACAGAGAGAGCCAGGAGCTAAATGACTCTGAGGAGGAGGGGGATCTgctggaggatgaagatgag AttaagagcagagggagagaggaggatgatgaggaggaaggtgagcaggaggaaggagaggatgaTGGTGATAGCACCAATGGAGACGAGTCCTaa
- the hnrnpc gene encoding heterogeneous nuclear ribonucleoproteins C1/C2 isoform X1 — protein sequence MHETEWHVYRPISEEKIHAGGAFAPNQEVERSRGRVCAAGRARRRHFVSAGFKVMTQLPEPFEATFLISSKSVRQTGRQTSTDQSTHTMDWSSSSTSSLMASSNVTNKTDPRSLNSRVFIGNLNTLLVTKADVEAIFSKYGKIVGCSVHKGYAFVQYSNERNARAAVAGEDGRMIVGQVLDINLAGEPKPHRSKTVKRSAGDMYSSSLDLDYDFQRDYYDRMYSYQSRVPPPPPPPLSRAVIPSKRPRVSLSGGGNRRTKTSFSSSSKSSQRTSRTMKVDDLQTIKRELTQIKHKVDSLLESLERMEKDHTKKSEKSSKPEPGELSPLHSSTSSKKEDSLRRDRESQELNDSEEEGDLLEDEDEIKSRGREEDDEEEGEQEEGEDDGDSTNGDES from the exons ATGCATGAGACGGAGTGGCATGTGTATCGGCCAATCAGTGAAGAGAAAATCCACGCAGGGGGCGCTTTCGCACCCAATCAGGAGGTGGAACGCAGCAGGGGGCGTGTCTGTGCTGCTGGGCGTGCGCGTCGACGCCATTTCGTGTCCGCTGGTTTCAAGGTGATGACACAGCTTCCAGAGCC TTTTGAAGCCACTTTTTTGATCAGCAGCAAATC agtcagacagacaggcaggcagaccTCCACCGACCAGAGTACACACACAATGGA TTGGtcgtcctcctccacctccagcctGATGGCCAGCAGCAACGTGACCAACAAGACTGACCCCCGATCCCTCAACTCCCGAGTCTTCATCGGCAACCTCAACACCCTGCTGGTCACCAAGGCCGACGTGGAGGCAATCTTCTCCAAGTATGGCAAGATTGTCGGCTGCTCTGTCCACAAGGGCTATGCCTTCGTCCAGTACTCCAATGAAAGGAACGCTAGGGCCGCTGTGGCAGGAGAAGACGGGCGTATGATCGTGGGACAAGTTTTAG ACATCAATCTGGCAGGCGAACCAAAGCCTCACAGATCGAAGACAGTGAAGCGCTCTGCGGGAGACATGTACAG CTCATCTTTAGATTTGGATTATGACTTTCAAAGAGATTACTATGATAG GATGTACTCCTACCAGTCCCGagtgcctcctcctcctccaccaccccTGTCCCGCGCTGTCATCCCCTCAAAACGTCCTAGGGTTAGTTTGAGTGGAGGAGGGAACCGAAGAACCAAAACTAGCTTCTCTTCATCCTCCAAGAGCAGCCAGCGGACCTCACGTACAA TGAAGGTGGATGACCTACAGACCATTAAAAGAGAGCTCACACAGATCAAGCACAAGGTGGATTCCCTGCTGGAGAGCCTAGAGCGCATGGAGAAGGACCACACCAAGAAGTCAG AGAAGAGCTCCAAACCAGAACCCGGAGAGTTGTCCCCACTTCACTCATCTACCTCCAGTAAGAAGGAGGACAGCCTGAGGCGGGACAGAGAGAGCCAGGAGCTAAATGACTCTGAGGAGGAGGGGGATCTgctggaggatgaagatgag AttaagagcagagggagagaggaggatgatgaggaggaaggtgagcaggaggaaggagaggatgaTGGTGATAGCACCAATGGAGACGAGTCCTaa